One genomic region from Paramicrobacterium agarici encodes:
- the purD gene encoding phosphoribosylamine--glycine ligase: MKILVLGSGAREHAIILSLLSENAGHDIIAAPGNAGIARDVAVASFDINDPVTVANVAIDRAVDLVVIGPEAPLVAGVADELREQGIPVFGPGKAAAHLEGSKTFAKRVMDAAGVPTGRAQRATNLAEVEAALDAYGAPYVVKADGLAAGKGVLVTSERDAALDHARRYLPSGSILVEEFLDGQEVSLFLLSDGHRVLPLSPAQDYKRLGDGDAGPNTGGMGAYSPLPWLDERFGSEDAFVDEVIRTIAQPVITQLAEEQTPFIGLLYAGLILTDKKDSAGDSGIRVIEFNARFGDPETQVVLPRLATPLSTLLYAAATGTLNESERPEFGMTTAVTVVLASENYPATPITGREITGLDAAEAIDGVHIAHAATALVDGTRLTASGGRVLNVVALGTTFGEARERAYDAIGLIGLEGAQYRTDIAKRAAL; encoded by the coding sequence GTGAAGATTCTTGTGCTGGGGTCTGGCGCCCGGGAACACGCCATCATCCTGTCGCTTCTGTCGGAGAATGCGGGTCACGACATCATCGCGGCACCGGGCAATGCTGGCATTGCACGCGACGTCGCTGTCGCCTCGTTCGACATCAACGATCCGGTGACGGTGGCGAATGTCGCAATCGACCGTGCCGTCGACCTCGTCGTGATCGGCCCCGAGGCACCGCTTGTCGCGGGTGTTGCAGACGAGTTGCGCGAGCAGGGGATCCCCGTCTTCGGGCCTGGAAAGGCCGCAGCGCACCTTGAGGGGTCCAAGACATTCGCCAAGCGCGTTATGGATGCTGCGGGCGTACCCACCGGCCGCGCGCAGCGTGCCACGAACCTGGCCGAGGTCGAGGCAGCGCTGGATGCCTACGGCGCGCCGTACGTCGTCAAGGCCGATGGTCTTGCTGCGGGCAAGGGTGTGCTCGTGACGTCAGAGCGTGATGCTGCTCTCGATCACGCGCGCCGGTACCTGCCCAGCGGCAGCATCCTCGTCGAAGAATTTCTCGACGGCCAAGAGGTCTCGCTCTTTCTGCTCAGCGACGGGCACCGAGTGCTTCCGCTGTCGCCCGCGCAAGACTACAAGCGCCTGGGTGACGGGGATGCGGGACCGAACACGGGCGGAATGGGCGCCTATTCTCCGCTGCCCTGGCTCGATGAGCGTTTCGGCAGTGAGGATGCCTTTGTCGACGAGGTGATCAGGACCATCGCGCAGCCCGTGATCACGCAGCTTGCCGAGGAGCAGACGCCGTTCATCGGGTTGCTCTATGCAGGACTCATCTTGACAGACAAGAAGGACTCTGCCGGCGACTCGGGAATCCGCGTGATCGAATTCAATGCGCGGTTCGGAGACCCCGAGACGCAGGTCGTGCTGCCGCGGCTGGCGACTCCCCTGTCGACGCTTCTATACGCGGCAGCGACGGGTACGCTCAACGAATCCGAGCGCCCCGAGTTCGGTATGACAACGGCCGTCACCGTCGTTCTCGCGAGCGAGAACTACCCGGCTACCCCGATCACCGGTCGGGAGATCACGGGACTCGACGCTGCCGAGGCGATTGACGGCGTGCACATCGCGCACGCGGCAACCGCGCTCGTCGACGGAACCCGTCTGACAGCATCCGGTGGTCGTGTACTCAATGTCGTCGCTCTCGGCACAACCTTCGGTGAGGCACGTGAGCGTGCGTACGATGCGATCGGTCTGATTGGGCTCGAGGGGGCGCAGTACCGCACCGATATCGCGAAGCGCGCGGCGCTATAG
- a CDS encoding universal stress protein: protein MQNLENGPVLVGVTGEQPESVPQRGVSFAKAFGRDVVFVWVDTTQYTSGFMSDGTVAFTTFDPDPSADHDANTEWLEERARAAADSEGVAWTTRVGAGQPSAVLGAIADEIGASMIVVGTREPGFIAGLQEFLGGSVAAHLAHTQSRPVVVVPLLPADKGGRVPWEPEA, encoded by the coding sequence ATGCAGAACCTCGAGAACGGTCCGGTACTTGTCGGAGTCACAGGAGAACAGCCTGAGAGCGTTCCCCAGCGCGGGGTCTCGTTCGCCAAGGCGTTCGGGCGCGATGTTGTATTCGTCTGGGTGGATACCACGCAGTACACGTCTGGCTTTATGTCAGACGGAACCGTCGCGTTCACGACATTCGATCCGGACCCGTCTGCCGATCACGATGCCAATACCGAATGGCTCGAGGAGCGCGCGCGTGCCGCTGCGGATTCCGAAGGAGTCGCGTGGACGACCCGGGTGGGGGCCGGTCAGCCGTCTGCCGTGCTCGGAGCGATTGCCGACGAGATCGGCGCGAGCATGATCGTCGTCGGAACCCGCGAGCCCGGATTCATCGCCGGCCTGCAGGAGTTTCTCGGCGGCTCCGTGGCCGCGCACCTGGCGCACACGCAGTCCCGGCCCGTCGTTGTCGTTCCGCTGCTTCCGGCAGACAAGGGTGGCCGCGTGCCGTGGGAGCCCGAGGCCTGA
- a CDS encoding DHA2 family efflux MFS transporter permease subunit, which produces MDRTLRPWPALWALVIGFFMILVDTTIVSVANPAIIDGLDTDIEQVLWVTSAYLLAYAVPLLITGRLGDRFGPKRLYLTGLALFTLASAACGLSTDITMLIAARVAQGLGASMMTPQTMAVITRVFPPNKRGTAMGLWGATAGVASLVGPILGGVLLDSLGWEWIFFINLPVGVIAFVAAVRYVPRLPTHAHRFDIVGVILSALGMFLLVFGIQEGQSYDWGYIWGPISVWSLIIAGIVVLIAFVVWQRFTSTEPLVPLRVFHDRNFSLGNAVITTVGFAVTSMAIPLIFYLQLVLGLSPTESALMMVPMAVISGVLAPFVGRLIDRINPRLVATAGMTCCAVGLTWYAAVLTPGQSIIVLLMPSAMLGLANAAMWGPLATMTTRNLPPALAGAGSGVYNTTRQVGAVLGSASIAMMMQARLAAELPSSGDAPAGTEVGLATALPEFLHEGFSAAMGQAMLLPAALSLVGAVVTLFFAKPKPLIDEWGTAAQAD; this is translated from the coding sequence ATGGATCGCACTCTTCGCCCCTGGCCCGCCCTCTGGGCATTGGTCATCGGCTTCTTCATGATCCTCGTCGATACGACGATCGTGTCGGTGGCGAACCCCGCGATCATCGACGGCCTCGACACTGACATCGAGCAAGTGCTATGGGTCACGAGTGCCTACCTTCTCGCCTACGCCGTGCCCCTGCTCATCACAGGACGTCTCGGCGACCGCTTCGGCCCGAAACGGCTGTACCTGACCGGGCTCGCCCTCTTCACGCTTGCATCCGCCGCATGCGGACTATCGACAGACATCACCATGCTCATCGCGGCTCGCGTCGCTCAAGGCCTGGGAGCATCCATGATGACGCCACAGACAATGGCCGTCATCACACGAGTGTTCCCACCGAATAAGCGCGGAACGGCAATGGGACTGTGGGGCGCAACCGCTGGCGTCGCGTCGCTCGTCGGTCCCATCCTCGGAGGTGTACTCCTCGACAGTCTCGGCTGGGAATGGATCTTCTTCATCAACCTTCCCGTCGGCGTCATCGCTTTCGTCGCAGCGGTTCGGTACGTTCCACGTCTTCCTACGCACGCCCACCGCTTCGACATCGTCGGAGTCATTCTGAGTGCGCTCGGCATGTTTCTTCTCGTCTTCGGCATTCAAGAAGGGCAAAGCTACGACTGGGGATACATCTGGGGCCCGATTTCTGTCTGGTCACTGATCATCGCCGGCATTGTCGTACTCATCGCCTTCGTCGTCTGGCAGCGATTCACCTCGACAGAACCTCTCGTTCCGCTTCGCGTTTTTCACGACCGCAACTTCTCACTCGGCAACGCAGTGATCACCACCGTCGGCTTCGCCGTCACAAGCATGGCAATTCCGCTCATCTTCTATCTGCAACTCGTACTCGGACTCAGCCCGACGGAATCCGCGCTGATGATGGTACCCATGGCGGTGATCTCGGGAGTTCTCGCCCCATTCGTCGGCCGACTGATCGACCGCATCAACCCTCGGCTCGTCGCGACCGCAGGAATGACGTGCTGCGCCGTCGGGCTCACTTGGTACGCAGCCGTTCTGACGCCTGGCCAATCCATCATCGTGCTGCTGATGCCAAGCGCCATGCTCGGACTGGCGAACGCGGCGATGTGGGGCCCCCTCGCAACGATGACCACACGCAATCTCCCGCCTGCACTGGCCGGCGCTGGTTCCGGCGTCTACAACACAACGCGCCAGGTCGGTGCGGTGCTCGGCAGCGCGTCGATCGCGATGATGATGCAGGCACGACTCGCCGCCGAACTCCCCTCATCGGGAGACGCGCCAGCCGGCACGGAGGTTGGCCTCGCGACCGCGCTGCCGGAGTTTCTACACGAGGGCTTCAGCGCGGCAATGGGACAGGCGATGCTTCTTCCCGCCGCGCTCTCGCTCGTCGGCGCTGTCGTCACCCTGTTCTTCGCCAAGCCGAAGCCCCTCATCGACGAATGGGGCACCGCGGCCCAAGCTGATTGA
- the purF gene encoding amidophosphoribosyltransferase, with product MCGIVGIVSHEPVNQQIYDALLLLQHRGQDSTGIATAEGPTFHMAKAKGQVREAFRTRDMRSLVGNIGLGHVRYVTKGDAANEQEAQPFYVNAPYGIILVHNGNLTNTRELAEDLFHVDRRHVNSTSDTEMLLNVLANELQSQISGLELDPDQIFTAVSQVHERVEGSYAAIAMIAGHGLLAFRDPYGIRPLVLGRRATGMVGDDWVVASESLVLEAAGYEVVRDIAPGEAVFITPDGELHSRQCSRSPRLVPCSFEYVYLARPDSIMNGISVYDARLRLGNRLADTITRHMPLGDVDVVMPIPDSSRPAAMQVAQKLGIEYREGFYKNRYVGRTFIMPGQSQRKKSVRQKLNAMGSEFKGKNILIVDDSIVRGTTSKEIVEMARAAGANKVTFTSAAPPVRHPHVYGINMPSRAELIAHDRKIPEIGEVLDADHMIFQEISDMKDAIIEGSHVTDLEMSCFTGDYVTGTVTPEYLDWIERTQLS from the coding sequence ATGTGTGGAATCGTCGGAATCGTCTCACACGAGCCCGTCAACCAGCAGATCTACGATGCCCTGCTGCTGCTGCAGCACCGCGGGCAAGACTCCACGGGAATCGCCACGGCAGAGGGCCCGACCTTTCACATGGCCAAGGCGAAGGGGCAAGTGCGCGAAGCGTTCCGAACGCGCGACATGAGGTCTCTTGTCGGCAACATCGGGCTCGGTCACGTGCGGTACGTCACGAAGGGCGACGCTGCGAATGAGCAGGAGGCCCAGCCGTTCTACGTAAACGCCCCGTACGGGATCATTCTCGTGCACAACGGGAATCTGACGAACACGCGTGAGCTTGCAGAAGACCTGTTTCACGTCGATCGGCGTCATGTGAACTCGACGAGCGACACCGAGATGCTGCTGAACGTGCTCGCGAACGAGCTGCAGAGCCAGATCTCGGGTCTTGAACTCGACCCGGATCAGATCTTCACTGCCGTGTCGCAGGTGCACGAGCGCGTCGAGGGGTCGTATGCCGCGATTGCGATGATCGCGGGGCACGGTCTGCTGGCATTTCGCGATCCCTACGGCATCCGTCCGCTCGTGCTCGGCCGCCGGGCGACCGGAATGGTGGGTGACGACTGGGTCGTCGCGTCGGAGTCACTCGTGCTTGAAGCCGCGGGCTACGAGGTCGTGCGCGACATTGCACCGGGTGAAGCGGTCTTCATCACGCCGGACGGCGAGCTGCACTCACGCCAGTGCTCGCGCTCGCCGCGCCTTGTACCGTGCTCGTTCGAGTACGTGTACCTCGCCCGGCCCGATTCGATCATGAACGGCATTTCGGTGTACGACGCCCGGCTGCGCCTCGGCAACCGTCTGGCCGATACGATCACGCGGCACATGCCGCTCGGCGATGTCGACGTCGTCATGCCCATTCCCGACTCATCCCGTCCGGCAGCAATGCAAGTGGCTCAGAAGCTCGGCATCGAGTACCGCGAAGGGTTCTACAAGAACCGCTACGTGGGGCGAACCTTCATTATGCCCGGGCAGTCGCAGCGCAAGAAGAGCGTGCGCCAGAAGCTCAACGCCATGGGAAGCGAGTTCAAGGGAAAGAACATTCTGATCGTCGACGACTCGATCGTGCGCGGAACAACGTCGAAGGAGATCGTCGAGATGGCTCGGGCTGCGGGCGCGAACAAGGTGACGTTCACATCGGCGGCGCCGCCCGTGCGGCATCCTCATGTCTACGGCATCAACATGCCGTCGCGGGCGGAGCTGATCGCGCACGACCGCAAGATTCCGGAGATCGGTGAGGTTCTCGATGCAGACCACATGATCTTCCAGGAGATCAGCGATATGAAGGACGCCATCATTGAGGGGTCCCACGTGACAGACCTCGAGATGAGCTGCTTCACGGGCGATTACGTCACGGGCACGGTCACTCCCGAGTACCTCGACTGGATCGAGCGCACGCAACTGTCGTGA
- a CDS encoding DUF3073 domain-containing protein, translated as MGRGRQKAKHTKIARELKSFSPEVDYDQLERELGGKSPDPYEDEMSKWSEYADDFSSDQQKRA; from the coding sequence ATGGGGCGTGGCCGTCAAAAGGCAAAGCACACGAAGATCGCACGTGAGCTCAAGTCGTTCAGTCCAGAAGTGGACTACGACCAGCTTGAGCGCGAGCTCGGGGGCAAATCACCTGACCCCTACGAAGACGAGATGTCGAAGTGGTCTGAGTACGCAGACGACTTCTCGTCAGATCAGCAGAAGCGAGCATAA
- the purM gene encoding phosphoribosylformylglycinamidine cyclo-ligase, whose product MSSSATYREAGVDTAAGDLAVELMKSAVSATHGPQVQGGFGGFAGLFDVSYLTSYRKPLLATSTDGVGTKVAIAQAIDKHDTIGQDLVGMVVDDIVVVGAKPLFMTDYIACGKVVPERIADIVRGIAEACSATGTALVGGETAEHPGLIAADDYDVAGAATGAVEADAVLGAHLVKDGDVVIAFASSGLHSNGFSLVRHILAQQKIGFTDTSAELGGVVGEVLLEPTRLYTAAVLDVLDAVPGAIHSLSHVTGGGIAANLARVLPAGSWAEVDRSTWSPAPVFRALSDMAGTELESSEGTWNLGIGFFAVVDAASAASVISHLHAADIASWQVGEVHVGARDLSGFEQGAKGVDGGAVRLVGRYAN is encoded by the coding sequence GTGAGCAGTTCCGCGACATATCGCGAAGCAGGAGTCGACACCGCTGCAGGCGATCTCGCCGTCGAACTCATGAAATCAGCCGTCTCGGCTACTCACGGGCCGCAGGTGCAGGGCGGTTTCGGCGGCTTTGCCGGGCTCTTCGACGTCTCGTACCTCACGAGCTATCGCAAGCCGCTGCTCGCGACATCGACGGACGGCGTCGGCACGAAGGTCGCGATCGCGCAGGCCATCGACAAGCACGACACGATCGGCCAGGACCTCGTGGGCATGGTCGTCGATGACATCGTGGTCGTCGGCGCGAAGCCGCTGTTCATGACCGACTACATCGCGTGCGGCAAGGTCGTTCCGGAGCGCATCGCCGACATCGTGCGCGGCATTGCCGAGGCGTGCTCCGCGACGGGAACAGCGCTTGTCGGGGGAGAGACCGCTGAGCATCCGGGGCTCATCGCCGCCGACGACTACGACGTGGCAGGGGCTGCGACGGGAGCGGTCGAGGCGGATGCTGTCTTGGGCGCTCACCTCGTGAAAGACGGCGACGTCGTCATTGCGTTCGCCTCGAGTGGCCTGCACTCCAATGGCTTCTCGCTCGTGCGGCACATTCTCGCGCAGCAGAAGATCGGCTTCACCGACACCTCGGCAGAACTCGGCGGCGTCGTCGGCGAAGTGCTGCTCGAGCCGACCCGTCTTTACACGGCTGCTGTGCTCGACGTGCTCGACGCTGTTCCCGGCGCCATTCACTCGCTGTCGCACGTGACCGGAGGAGGCATCGCCGCGAACCTCGCTCGCGTGCTGCCCGCCGGATCGTGGGCTGAGGTCGACCGGTCGACGTGGTCTCCGGCACCGGTTTTCCGCGCTCTGAGCGACATGGCCGGTACAGAGCTCGAGTCGAGCGAGGGCACGTGGAACCTCGGAATCGGATTCTTCGCGGTCGTCGACGCTGCGTCGGCAGCATCCGTCATCTCGCATCTGCACGCCGCGGACATTGCCTCGTGGCAAGTCGGCGAGGTGCACGTGGGCGCTCGCGATCTGAGCGGCTTCGAGCAGGGCGCGAAGGGTGTCGACGGCGGTGCCGTGCGCCTCGTCGGACGCTATGCGAACTGA
- a CDS encoding DUF4097 family beta strand repeat-containing protein — MSKEKWFINPGESRVIDTGIVRSLKVALIGGAIDVIGHDEDSARIEVHDVTGRELKVTIDGDRLEIDHPQLRWENFIDTFKAFGPNKATAAVSVLVPRDIDLSFGVVSATALLSGLETDARLSTVSGEIGADSLTGDLELNAVSGALNVSNHAGAVSVHTVSGDVTASGEIERFTGDTVSGDVFIDARGACDRIRVNSMSGNLTARIDGDVGARCVLNTVSGRMHVDGESVDGTFGRGYSVTTPGTTNVTVEVTANTVSGDIALIRRAQHSSGYNVDANGAVQ; from the coding sequence GTGAGCAAAGAGAAATGGTTCATCAACCCGGGAGAGTCCCGCGTGATCGACACCGGCATCGTGCGATCGCTCAAGGTCGCACTCATCGGAGGCGCAATCGACGTGATCGGGCACGACGAAGACAGCGCACGCATCGAGGTGCACGATGTGACCGGTCGTGAGCTCAAGGTGACGATCGACGGCGACCGGCTCGAAATCGACCACCCCCAGCTCCGCTGGGAGAACTTCATCGACACATTCAAGGCGTTCGGGCCCAATAAGGCGACGGCCGCCGTGAGCGTGCTCGTTCCCCGCGACATCGATCTGTCGTTCGGCGTGGTGAGCGCGACGGCTCTGCTCTCGGGACTCGAGACAGACGCGCGGCTCAGCACCGTGAGCGGTGAGATCGGCGCCGACAGCCTCACAGGCGATCTCGAGCTCAACGCGGTCTCGGGCGCTCTCAACGTAAGCAATCATGCGGGTGCCGTCTCGGTGCACACCGTCTCCGGCGACGTCACGGCGTCCGGCGAGATCGAGCGGTTCACAGGAGACACGGTTTCGGGCGACGTCTTCATCGACGCTCGTGGTGCGTGCGACCGCATCCGTGTCAATTCCATGTCGGGAAACCTCACGGCGCGCATTGACGGCGACGTCGGCGCGCGCTGCGTTCTCAATACCGTGAGCGGTCGCATGCACGTCGATGGCGAGTCCGTCGACGGCACGTTCGGCCGCGGATACTCCGTCACCACGCCCGGAACCACGAACGTCACCGTGGAGGTGACGGCCAACACGGTGTCGGGAGACATCGCGCTGATCCGCCGAGCGCAGCACTCTTCTGGCTACAACGTCGACGCGAACGGAGCCGTTCAATGA
- a CDS encoding MerR family transcriptional regulator, producing the protein MRLSINETARHAGTTSRTLRHYDHIGLLAPSHVGANGYRYYDEAALVRLQRILLLRELGLGLGSIAEVIDRESDAPTALRSHLTWLRRENDRIARQIASVEGTITSLERGESVMAENMFDGFDHTQYKEEVEQRWGASAYERSDSWWRSMSDAERAEWQKRVTDLSRDWADAAERSVDPASDEARALARRHAEWLGGVPGTPGSEQGRPTDEYLLGLGEMYVADPRFAANYGGQPGAEFVRDALRAYVEGGRDE; encoded by the coding sequence ATGCGTTTGTCAATCAACGAGACAGCCCGGCATGCCGGCACCACGAGTCGCACGTTGCGGCACTACGACCACATCGGTCTGCTGGCGCCCAGCCACGTCGGAGCGAACGGCTACCGCTACTACGACGAGGCTGCTCTCGTGCGACTGCAGCGCATTTTGCTGCTTCGCGAGCTGGGACTTGGCCTCGGGTCGATCGCAGAGGTCATCGATCGTGAGTCGGATGCTCCGACGGCGCTCCGTTCCCATCTCACGTGGCTGCGACGCGAAAACGACCGCATCGCAAGACAGATCGCGTCGGTTGAAGGCACCATCACGTCGTTAGAGAGAGGAGAGAGTGTCATGGCAGAGAACATGTTCGACGGGTTCGACCACACGCAGTACAAAGAAGAGGTCGAGCAGCGCTGGGGCGCGAGTGCCTACGAGCGCTCCGACTCCTGGTGGCGCAGCATGAGCGACGCCGAGCGCGCCGAATGGCAGAAGCGGGTGACAGACCTCAGCCGAGACTGGGCGGATGCTGCTGAGCGCAGCGTGGACCCGGCGAGCGATGAAGCGCGGGCCCTTGCTCGCCGTCACGCCGAGTGGCTCGGCGGGGTGCCGGGAACGCCGGGCAGCGAGCAGGGTCGTCCCACAGACGAGTACTTGCTCGGGCTCGGCGAGATGTACGTGGCCGACCCACGATTCGCCGCCAACTACGGTGGGCAGCCCGGCGCGGAGTTCGTGCGGGATGCCCTGCGAGCGTACGTGGAAGGCGGACGCGACGAGTAG
- a CDS encoding DUF1049 domain-containing protein, which yields MSESKNSSGVMSFLATVNWAALVLLVLVVIFMVQNSHDANLTILWVTVRWPLWLAIGIVLVLSFAAGFLFRGRRDKRRRSRR from the coding sequence ATGAGCGAGTCGAAGAACTCCAGCGGGGTGATGAGTTTTCTTGCGACCGTCAACTGGGCTGCGCTCGTGTTGCTCGTGCTTGTCGTCATCTTCATGGTGCAGAACTCGCACGACGCGAATCTGACGATCCTATGGGTGACTGTACGGTGGCCGCTTTGGCTCGCAATCGGCATCGTGCTCGTACTGTCGTTCGCCGCAGGCTTTCTCTTTCGCGGACGCCGCGATAAGCGCAGACGCTCACGCCGGTAA
- a CDS encoding PadR family transcriptional regulator, with product MTPVFAHGNLRLYLLKLLEEHPRNGYEIIQALSERFGGTYSPSAGTVYPRLAKLADDGLIVKNSDGHKNVYEITDAGRDELERRSDELDAIEDEVSDSVRRLADEVRTGVTDAMRSLRAELAAAAREAKTRAQDEPVATPREPDARTESRVAVYEIENAVSEFRRELRSDLRKAVAAGKVVDDELVTMARAELARVRELLRPR from the coding sequence ATGACCCCGGTATTCGCACACGGAAACCTCCGACTGTACCTGCTCAAGCTCCTCGAGGAGCATCCTCGCAATGGCTACGAGATCATCCAGGCGTTGAGTGAGCGTTTCGGGGGAACCTACAGCCCAAGTGCCGGCACGGTCTATCCGCGGCTGGCAAAGCTCGCCGACGACGGCCTCATCGTCAAGAACAGCGATGGGCACAAGAACGTCTACGAGATCACGGATGCTGGAAGAGACGAGCTCGAGCGTCGCTCCGACGAGCTCGACGCGATCGAAGACGAAGTGAGCGACTCGGTGCGCCGACTCGCCGACGAGGTGCGCACGGGCGTCACTGACGCGATGCGCTCTCTGCGCGCCGAACTTGCTGCAGCGGCGCGTGAGGCGAAGACTCGCGCCCAGGACGAGCCTGTTGCGACTCCCCGCGAGCCCGACGCTCGAACAGAGAGTCGCGTCGCCGTCTACGAGATCGAGAACGCGGTCTCCGAGTTTCGGCGCGAGCTGCGCTCAGACCTGCGCAAGGCCGTCGCGGCAGGCAAAGTCGTCGACGACGAACTCGTCACGATGGCGCGAGCAGAGCTTGCCCGTGTTCGAGAGCTCCTTCGCCCGCGATGA
- a CDS encoding sterol carrier family protein, translating into MARARISDDVGIPAVDSAVREAASRDAIATAVRYTLQLLAERFPGNTVEVRVPPFGATQCIEGPKHTRGTPPNVIETDAETWLALATGTTAWADAVETASVSASGSRADLTGRLPVLRVRD; encoded by the coding sequence ATGGCTCGCGCGCGTATTTCGGATGACGTCGGCATTCCCGCCGTCGACAGCGCTGTGCGCGAGGCTGCTTCGCGCGACGCCATCGCGACGGCCGTGCGATACACGCTGCAGCTGCTTGCCGAACGGTTCCCGGGCAACACCGTCGAGGTGCGGGTTCCGCCGTTTGGCGCGACGCAGTGCATCGAAGGGCCGAAGCACACGCGTGGCACCCCGCCCAACGTCATCGAGACCGACGCCGAGACATGGCTCGCTCTGGCGACGGGAACGACAGCGTGGGCGGATGCTGTCGAAACAGCGTCCGTCTCAGCATCCGGAAGCCGAGCCGACCTGACCGGCAGACTGCCTGTACTGCGCGTGCGCGACTGA
- a CDS encoding HNH endonuclease signature motif containing protein, with product MRGIYGMLQEALEHPGVFIPVPAGTSRADLDAEAEGWVRSSLAQEIGAAIGVTKGHAQGLLNDAEFLCEKLSSTFGALEAGEITRQHVDAMLRQAVSLDPEEAAAFETKALPKARQQSATQFARAAIKIREGLFPETISERRCEAVKQRRVECYGTQDGMGALTLHGPVEVVQSFLNAATRTARALKAAGDDRTLAQIEADAVTDALMKGFTTDGPKPGVGASGVGADRLGGIRPTVHVTVPVMTLLGHSDEPGQLDGYGPIAPDIARELAARAPSFTRLLTHPETGAVLSVGRDSYAVPADLKRTVRLRDETCTGIGCDRPATICDLDHIEQWQHGGETKLSNLQPGCEQHHMLRHHTMWQVHTDGDRIEWISPLGIAYQVPRTSNVQFLKTGAEDKATVSGEAAADDDQREALPEEPLF from the coding sequence ATGCGCGGCATCTACGGGATGCTGCAGGAGGCCCTTGAGCATCCGGGTGTGTTCATCCCTGTCCCGGCCGGAACGTCTCGGGCGGATCTTGATGCGGAGGCTGAGGGGTGGGTGCGGTCTTCTTTGGCGCAGGAGATCGGTGCGGCGATCGGTGTCACGAAGGGTCACGCGCAGGGCCTGCTGAATGATGCTGAGTTTCTGTGTGAGAAGCTCTCGTCAACATTCGGCGCTTTAGAGGCTGGTGAGATTACGCGGCAGCATGTGGATGCGATGCTGCGTCAGGCCGTGAGCCTCGACCCAGAAGAAGCGGCCGCGTTCGAGACGAAAGCTCTCCCTAAGGCAAGGCAGCAGTCGGCGACGCAGTTTGCTCGTGCTGCGATCAAGATCCGGGAGGGTTTGTTTCCGGAGACGATTAGTGAGCGTCGGTGTGAGGCGGTGAAGCAGCGTCGGGTGGAGTGCTACGGCACCCAAGACGGCATGGGAGCTCTCACCCTGCACGGTCCGGTCGAGGTGGTGCAGAGCTTTCTGAATGCGGCCACGCGGACGGCGCGGGCGTTGAAAGCTGCCGGCGACGACCGGACTCTGGCGCAGATCGAAGCAGATGCTGTCACTGATGCCCTGATGAAAGGCTTCACCACCGACGGGCCTAAACCCGGTGTTGGTGCTTCGGGGGTGGGGGCTGACCGTTTGGGTGGGATTCGTCCGACCGTGCATGTCACCGTCCCCGTCATGACACTCCTCGGACACTCCGACGAGCCCGGACAGTTGGACGGATACGGGCCCATCGCCCCCGACATCGCACGCGAGTTGGCGGCGCGGGCACCGAGTTTCACGAGGTTATTGACGCACCCGGAGACCGGGGCGGTGCTGTCGGTGGGGCGTGACAGTTATGCGGTGCCGGCGGATCTGAAACGCACCGTGCGACTGCGCGATGAAACCTGCACCGGCATCGGCTGCGACCGGCCTGCCACCATTTGTGACCTGGATCACATCGAACAATGGCAACACGGCGGTGAAACAAAGTTGTCGAATCTGCAGCCCGGATGCGAACAGCACCACATGCTCCGACACCACACCATGTGGCAGGTTCATACCGACGGCGACCGGATCGAATGGATCTCACCCCTCGGAATCGCTTACCAGGTGCCACGCACCTCCAACGTCCAATTCCTGAAGACGGGCGCCGAGGACAAGGCGACGGTGAGCGGCGAGGCCGCAGCAGATGATGATCAGCGGGAGGCGCTACCCGAAGAACCGTTGTTCTGA